In the Acropora muricata isolate sample 2 chromosome 10, ASM3666990v1, whole genome shotgun sequence genome, one interval contains:
- the LOC136931854 gene encoding neuropeptide FF receptor 2-like produces the protein MESWEIDVLLLPFYIIVVIAGIIGNSLFITVVRKRRLMHTTTNFLLANVAISDIISLVFCLPGIVLRLFEHPTGPLGNFLCKFVTMHNIAGITLLVSGLTLTVIAVERHNALMRPLDPQLRLQAKKRVVLSICIIWVFSITFVFPLFIEQNYSLKLKNCHMDWGIVSSSVYWMFLAAVGGIAIFILCFCYFRVIRALYLDNILPTNEHAVSEHDTRDKRKIVKLLITVTVLFFICYLPFIIVSAVDISPRQVIYKLSYFLPYCSCSINPAVYTVQSENYRAGLKELWIGRPFRSRERSLES, from the coding sequence ATGGAAAGTTGGGAGATTGATGTGTTACTCCTTCCGTTCTACATTATCGTGGTTATTGCTGGAATCATCGGCAATTCTCTGTTTATTACGGTGGTTCGAAAAAGACGCCTAATGCACACAACCACTAATTTTCTTCTTGCGAACGTCGCAATCTCCGACATAATTTCTTTGGTGTTCTGTCTCCCAGGCATTGTTTTGCGTCTCTTCGAGCACCCTACCGGACCACTTGGCAATTTTCTGTGCAAGTTCGTCACAATGCATAACATTGCTGGAATTACTCTGCTGGTATCCGGACTAACACTAACAGTTATCGCGGTTGAAAGGCACAATGCTTTGATGCGACCATTGGATCCACAACTGAGACTGCAGGCAAAGAAACGTGTAGTCCTTTCAATTTGCATTATTTGGGTATTTTCAATAACCTTTGTCTTTCCTCTATTCATAGAACAAAACTACTCGCTTAAACTAAAAAACTGTCATATGGACTGGGGCATTgtatcttcgagtgtttattGGATGTTTCTGGCTGCAGTTGGCGGTATCGCCATATTCATCttatgtttttgttattttcgtgTTATTCGGGCTCTGTATTTGGATAACATCCTTCCGACTAACGAACACGCTGTCTCCGAACATGATACAAGAGACAAGCGGAAAATCGTCAAACTTCTGATTACTGTCACAGTGTTGTTCTTCATTTGTTATCTACCTTTCATCATCGTTTCAGCGGTAGACATCTCACCCAGGCAAGTTATATACAAATTGTCCTATTTTTTGCCTTACTGCAGCTGCTCTATCAACCCGGCTGTGTATACGGTTCAAAGCGAAAACTACCGAGCTGGCTTGAAGGAACTCTGGATCGGGAGACCTTTTCGGTCACGAGAAAGATCGCTCGAGTCATAA